One part of the Halostagnicola larsenii XH-48 genome encodes these proteins:
- a CDS encoding aldehyde ferredoxin oxidoreductase family protein: MERQSGIVRVDLSARSVTSEPVPDSWRRKYVGGKGLGARYLFDELEAGTDPLSERNVLLFLIGPLTGYLPSEQRYVVVTKSPQTGTFLDSYAGGSIAGRLAGSLGDHAGILVTGRASEPVTLSVTGGDVTIESSSELWGLDAAEVDERFPDAATACIGPAGEHGVTYATIASDGGDHHAGRGGAGAVMGTKRLKAIVARDGPPELTDRLRVLRAKYERAYAENETGRWQATSETLETVDFANEVGVLPTHGWQASRFDGADEIGISAARAAAHERERADDAVPGGFRVDGDEGESVPRGSTPISLGAGLGIDDFDAVATLGWICDRLALDVISSGNAVAWAIRASKEGHIDRDLEFGDDAAARDLIEEIATRSTELGAVLADGVEAAADEYGGDDLIPTVKGMDLPSYDPRGATAMALAYATSDRGACHRRARPVEAEALAPRVWTTDERVDAVVTEQNRRAVLWSLVADDFLGDSLAEDLGVEWLEAVGREYEREELARVGKRIWTLVRLFNVREGFDRADDELPAVVTEPPESGRHDDYAVDPAEFEAMLESYYEYRGWDQEGRPTESMVRRLGIDGDLEDVAVSGPE; this comes from the coding sequence ATGGAACGCCAGTCGGGCATCGTTCGCGTCGACCTCTCCGCACGGTCGGTGACAAGCGAGCCAGTTCCCGACTCGTGGCGCAGGAAATACGTCGGTGGCAAAGGACTGGGCGCACGCTACCTTTTCGACGAACTCGAGGCGGGAACCGACCCGTTGAGCGAGAGAAACGTCCTGCTGTTTCTGATCGGCCCGCTCACCGGCTACCTGCCGAGCGAGCAGCGCTACGTCGTGGTGACGAAATCGCCTCAGACGGGGACCTTCCTCGACTCCTACGCCGGTGGGTCGATAGCCGGACGACTGGCCGGATCGCTCGGCGATCACGCGGGGATTCTCGTAACCGGCCGCGCGTCCGAACCGGTCACGCTCTCGGTGACGGGCGGCGACGTCACGATCGAATCCAGCTCGGAGCTGTGGGGACTCGACGCCGCCGAAGTCGACGAGCGATTTCCCGACGCGGCGACCGCTTGTATCGGACCCGCCGGCGAACACGGCGTGACCTACGCCACGATCGCCTCGGACGGCGGCGACCACCACGCGGGTCGGGGTGGTGCCGGCGCCGTGATGGGCACAAAACGACTCAAAGCGATCGTCGCTCGCGATGGCCCGCCAGAACTTACCGATCGGCTTCGAGTGCTCCGAGCAAAGTACGAACGGGCATACGCGGAAAACGAAACCGGGCGGTGGCAAGCAACGAGCGAAACGCTCGAGACGGTCGACTTCGCGAACGAGGTCGGCGTCCTCCCAACGCACGGCTGGCAGGCGAGCCGATTCGACGGTGCGGACGAGATCGGTATCTCGGCAGCGCGGGCGGCCGCCCACGAACGCGAACGGGCCGACGACGCCGTTCCGGGCGGCTTTCGCGTCGACGGCGACGAGGGCGAGAGCGTTCCCCGCGGATCGACGCCGATTTCGCTCGGCGCGGGACTCGGCATCGACGACTTCGACGCCGTCGCGACGCTGGGATGGATCTGCGATCGACTCGCACTCGACGTTATCTCGAGTGGGAACGCCGTCGCGTGGGCAATTCGGGCGAGTAAGGAGGGACACATCGATCGAGACCTCGAGTTCGGCGACGATGCGGCTGCTCGGGACCTCATCGAAGAAATCGCAACGCGGTCGACGGAACTGGGAGCGGTGCTCGCCGACGGCGTGGAAGCGGCCGCCGACGAGTACGGTGGCGACGATTTGATCCCGACGGTCAAAGGAATGGATCTTCCGTCGTACGATCCGCGCGGCGCGACGGCGATGGCACTCGCATACGCGACGAGCGATCGCGGTGCGTGTCACCGACGCGCCCGGCCAGTCGAAGCCGAAGCGCTCGCCCCGAGAGTCTGGACCACCGACGAACGCGTCGATGCGGTTGTCACCGAACAGAACAGACGCGCAGTGCTCTGGAGTCTCGTCGCCGACGACTTCCTCGGAGACTCGCTCGCCGAAGACCTCGGGGTCGAATGGCTCGAGGCGGTCGGCCGCGAGTACGAACGCGAAGAGCTCGCGCGAGTCGGCAAGCGGATCTGGACCCTCGTTCGACTGTTCAACGTTCGTGAGGGGTTCGACCGCGCCGACGACGAACTGCCCGCGGTGGTGACCGAACCACCCGAATCCGGACGACACGACGATTACGCGGTCGATCCGGCCGAGTTCGAGGCGATGCTCGAGTCGTACTACGAGTATCGGGGGTGGGATCAGGAAGGGCGACCAACCGAATCGATGGTTCGACGGCTCGGTATTGACGGGGATCTCGAAGACGTTGCGGTTTCAGGTCCTGAGTGA
- a CDS encoding aldo/keto reductase: MAPVSNNESGVFDIGGDLSVNRLGFGAMRITGEDIIGPPDDQQKAMDVVRRAAELEVDFFDTADSYGPGVSERLLGEALGDDGDVVIASKAGLLRHRNGDWLPHGDPDYLKNQVLCSLDRLQTETIDLYQYHRPDPDTDFEASVHAFAEMKDAGQIDHVGLSNVSTEQLETAMDIVDIATVQNRYNVGNRDDEDVLQACEEYGIGFIPWGPMYTVGEDDVSGGLEDVADNHDATPRQVALAWLLHHSDVTLPIPGTSSPEHLESNVAASQIALTDDDLATLNGIDPQN, translated from the coding sequence ATGGCCCCTGTGAGCAACAACGAAAGCGGTGTTTTCGATATCGGTGGCGACCTGTCAGTCAATCGGCTGGGGTTCGGGGCGATGCGGATTACCGGCGAGGATATTATCGGTCCCCCAGACGACCAGCAGAAGGCGATGGATGTCGTCCGTAGAGCCGCCGAACTCGAGGTCGATTTCTTCGATACCGCAGATTCCTACGGCCCTGGGGTCAGCGAGCGACTGCTCGGTGAGGCACTTGGCGACGATGGCGACGTAGTCATCGCTTCGAAGGCCGGACTGCTCCGACACCGCAACGGAGACTGGCTCCCACACGGGGATCCGGACTACCTGAAAAACCAGGTTCTCTGTAGCCTCGACAGACTCCAGACCGAGACCATCGACCTATACCAGTACCATCGCCCGGATCCCGATACCGACTTCGAGGCGTCCGTACACGCCTTCGCCGAGATGAAAGACGCCGGCCAAATCGACCACGTCGGCCTCTCGAACGTTTCTACCGAACAACTGGAAACTGCGATGGATATCGTCGATATTGCGACGGTCCAGAACCGATACAACGTCGGCAACCGGGACGACGAGGACGTCCTACAGGCGTGCGAGGAGTACGGAATCGGGTTTATTCCCTGGGGGCCGATGTACACGGTCGGCGAAGACGACGTTAGTGGCGGGTTAGAAGACGTCGCCGACAATCACGACGCAACTCCCCGACAGGTTGCACTCGCGTGGCTTCTCCACCATTCGGACGTGACGCTCCCCATCCCCGGAACCTCGAGTCCCGAGCACCTCGAGTCGAACGTCGCCGCGTCACAGATAGCGCTGACCGACGATGATCTGGCCACGTTGAACGGTATCGATCCACAGAACTGA
- a CDS encoding DUF7511 domain-containing protein, protein MNEPSSEYDTASVRERLQRAARYSTRSIELDAIVVRYETQSDRCTITPRECADDNRLTTWLSADVDAFVDLEDAR, encoded by the coding sequence ATGAACGAACCCTCGAGCGAGTACGACACGGCTAGTGTTCGAGAACGATTGCAGCGGGCCGCTCGATACTCGACCCGCTCGATCGAACTCGACGCAATCGTCGTCCGATACGAAACGCAGTCCGATCGGTGTACGATAACGCCGCGAGAGTGCGCCGACGACAATCGGCTTACCACGTGGCTCTCAGCGGATGTCGACGCGTTCGTCGATCTCGAGGACGCGCGGTGA
- a CDS encoding phosphate uptake regulator PhoU produces the protein METRKIQVTGGSTYTVSLPKTWATENGVSSGTTVEIYSQDDTLIVTPQTDGDHQEGSLEISTLEGERLVRAVLTMYVSGFDIIRLESSQISTEQRRAIRSAIQGLIGVEVVQEQTDQVVVQDLLDSSELSILDAVTRMRLIATSMLKDAVTALVENDDDIARDVIDRDDDIDRLWLAVSRIFRATLRSPRAAEELGVPREDCFDYHSSSRQLERIADHAVKISELALKLEDLPEQVADGFLELYRDAADIIEKSMDALLTDDGSKATTLGHDALESVLEIDEHNRQIDDMLRDVDPVRAQSVGLILDSLSRCADYGGNIAETSLQKASPKP, from the coding sequence ATGGAAACGCGGAAGATTCAGGTGACCGGTGGATCGACCTACACTGTTTCGCTTCCAAAAACCTGGGCGACCGAAAACGGCGTCAGCAGCGGGACGACCGTCGAAATTTACTCCCAAGACGATACCCTGATCGTCACACCGCAGACTGATGGCGATCATCAGGAGGGCTCACTCGAGATTTCGACTCTCGAGGGCGAACGACTCGTTCGAGCGGTGTTGACGATGTACGTTAGCGGGTTCGACATTATCAGACTCGAGTCGAGTCAGATTTCGACGGAACAGCGACGAGCGATTCGGAGCGCGATTCAAGGACTGATCGGGGTCGAAGTCGTGCAAGAACAGACGGATCAGGTCGTCGTACAGGATCTACTCGATTCATCCGAACTGTCGATTCTCGACGCGGTTACTCGCATGCGGTTGATCGCCACGTCGATGCTCAAAGACGCGGTGACGGCGCTCGTCGAGAACGACGACGATATCGCACGCGACGTGATCGATCGCGACGACGACATCGACCGACTCTGGCTCGCCGTCTCGCGAATATTTCGCGCGACGTTGCGTTCGCCCCGAGCGGCCGAGGAACTGGGCGTCCCGCGCGAGGACTGTTTCGATTACCACTCGAGTTCCCGCCAGCTCGAGCGGATCGCCGACCACGCGGTCAAAATCAGCGAACTCGCGCTCAAACTCGAGGACCTTCCCGAGCAGGTTGCGGATGGCTTTCTCGAACTCTATCGGGACGCCGCCGATATCATCGAAAAATCGATGGACGCGCTGTTGACCGACGACGGATCGAAAGCAACCACGCTCGGTCATGACGCGCTCGAATCTGTCCTCGAGATAGACGAGCACAACCGGCAGATCGACGACATGCTCCGCGACGTGGATCCGGTCCGAGCCCAGTCCGTCGGGTTGATCCTCGATTCGCTCTCTCGCTGTGCCGACTACGGCGGGAACATCGCCGAAACGTCGCTGCAGAAAGCCTCCCCGAAACCCTAG